The window TTTAACAATTTTGTCAAAAATAAAATTCGATTTAAATTTGCACAAATTTGTTTAACAAAAATGTCAAATCAAGCAAAAAAAGACCAAACACAGGAATTGATCAAGGAGACAGCGAAGAAATTATTCTTTGTGAAAGGGAAATTTGATGCTACTACGCAGGAGATTGCAGATGAAGCAGGAGTGAATAGAACCCTTATTAATTATTATTTCAGATCAAGAGACAAACTTATTCAGATCATCTTTGATGAAGCTCAGAAAGTAGAGCAGGAAAAATCAAAGATCATTCAGAATTCGGAGCTTCCATTCAAAGAAAAGATCAGCCAGTTTATAGAAAGCAGCCTTTCTACAAGTCTTCAGTATCCTTATCTGGAAACTTATATCGTTTCACAGATCAATAAAGGAACCTGCCACCACAGGGAGATTGAAGAAGATATCCTGGAAAAAATGTACGAGAATATTAAACAGGAAATGGAGCTAGGTAATATTGAGAAAATGGCTCCGGTTCAGTTTATCCTGAATATGGTTTCATTATTAGTTTTCCCAAGTGCCGTAAGACCATTATTCATGGAGAATTTATTAATTAGTGATGAAGAATATGATGAGATTATTTCCGTGAGAAAGGGGATCATTCTCAATATGTTATTTAAAAATTAAAAAATCTAAAGTATTTCTTAAAATGATTCGTCAGTTAGAAATAAAAATAGGAGAGAACTTAAAAAAATAAACGAAGTATAAAAATTATGAAAAGAAAACGTATAACTGCTCAAAAGCTAAAGATTGGGATAGCTGCAGCATTTATGATTTTCGGTTTTTCATCAGTGTCTGCCCAGCAGCAGGTTTCTCTGCAGGAAGCAATAAAACAGGCACTCCAGAATAAGGCTGAAGCTAAAAAAGCAGCCTTACAGGTTAAAAAAGCCGAATATAAGATTGATGAGGCTAAAGCCGGAGCTCTACCACAGATTAGTGTAGCCGGGGGTGTTTCTTATAATCCTATTATCCAGGAAACAGTAGTGGAAATCATGGGCCAGCGAAACATTTTTAAAATGGGTCAGCCTTGGAACTCCAATATTTCTGCTTCATTGAACCAGGCTCTGTTTGATCAGAGAGTTTTCATCGGTCTAAAGGCAGCAAAATCTACCAGAGAATTCTATGTACTGAACTCTCAGCTTACTAATGAACAGATCATTGTAAATGTAGCAACAGCATATTACAATGTGTTTGTACAGGAAGAAAATCTTAAAACCTTAGAAACAAGCTATTCTAATACTGAAAAAGTAAGAAATGTTATTAAAAGCTTAGTGGACAATGGATTGGCAAAACCAATTGATCTTGATAGAACCAATGTTCAGCTTACCAATATCGCTTCCAATAAACAAAAGCTTATCAACGGTGTAGAGTTGTCTAAAAATGCTCTGAAGTTCTATATGGGAGTTCCAATAGATTCTCAGATTGAGCTGGAAGAAAAAAGTATAGAGCCAAGACCTGAGCTTATCGCTGGACAAATAAACTTAGACAACAGATCTGAAGTTAAAGTGCTTAAAAAGCAAATGGAGCTTTTACAGTTTAACAAAAAAGCGACTGAAGCATTCCTTTACCCTACAGTAAGTCTACAGGCTAACTACGGATGGTACGGAATGGGAACAAAATTCCCTTGGTTCAACGGAATCAGTAATGGTGTAAACTGGAGTGATGCAGCATCCGTTGGATTAAATGTAAATATTCCGATCTTTACAGGTGGGGCTACAAAATCTAAGATTCAACAGGCTGAGATCGATATTCAGGACTTAAATCAGGATATTGAAAATACACAGTTGAGCTTGAATTTAGATTATAAGAACGCAACAACCAATATGGAAAACGCTCTGATCAATATTCAGAGCATGAAGGATAATGTAGCATTGGCAGAAAAAGTACAGGCTAATACACAATCCAACTATCAATACGGTTTGGCAACACTTACAGATCTACTGGATACAGATAATTCATTAACTGAGGCAAAACAAAACTACGCTAATGCCTTATTGGATTACAAGCAGGCTGAAATTCAGTTAATGAAAGCAAAAGGAGAGTTAAACACATTACAAAACCCATAATAAACAATGAAAAAAACTTTAATATATATCATCGTAGCAGCTGTACTCGTAGGGTTAGCAGCTTACAAGATTGCCGGTAACAAAGAAAAACAGACTCAGGAAGTAAAGGAGGTTGCCAAGCAGGTAGATAAAATCAACGTTAATATCGTAACCGTTGCTAGAGAAAATATAGATACAGATTATTCTGCAAACGGAACCTTCATCCCTAAACAGGAAATGAACCAGTCTTCTGAGATTTCAGGACGTATTGTGAGTGTTTTGGTAAAAGAAGGTTCAAGAGTTGGAGCTGGTCAGGTATTAGCAACAATTAAAAGAGATGCTATCGAAGTTGATGTTACTCAAGCTCAGAATAATTTACAGAATGCAATTATTGATAACCAACGTTATGAAAATGCATATAAAACAGGTGGTGTTACCAAACAACAGCTTGATAACTCAAGATTACAGCTGAAAAATATGCAGGCTGCAGTAAAAGCTCAGGGTGTTAAAGTGAACGATACAAGCATCCGTGCGGGAATCAGTGGAACCATCAACAAAAAAATGGTAGAGCCGGGAACTGTAGTTTCTCCAGGAACTGCAATGTTTGAGATCGTTAATATCAACAGCTTAAAGCTTTCTGTTTTAGTGGATGAAAGCCAGATTGGAAAAATTCAATTAGGCCAGGAAGTTCCCATTAAAGTTAACGTTTTACCTGAAGATTCTTTCGTAGGTAGAATTACATTTATCGCTCCTAAAAGTGATGCTTCTTTGAATTTCCCTGTTGAAATTGAAGTTCAGAACAGAGGAAATCTAAAAGCCGGTATGTATGCAACCGCTAAATTTAGCACAAACAACGGAGCTGAAACTCAGAATATGCTGACTGTTCCTGCTGAAGCATTCGTAAACGGGGTAAGTTCAGGACAATTATTCGTTGTTCAGAATGGAGTTGCCAAGTTGATCAAAGTAACCATTGGAAAAGTTTACGGAGACAAAGTACAGGTATTGAGCGGGCTGAATGGTGGTGAGCAAGTGGTAACCAGCGGACAGATCAACCTGGACAACGGATCTAAAGTGAACATTATAAAGTAGATGATCTATGAAGTTAGCAGAAATATCGATTAAAAGACCCTCGCTGGTAATTGTATTATTTACAATTCTGACGCTGGGAGGTATCCTGAGTTATACGCTCATGGGATACGAATTGATTCCGAAGTTTGAAACCAACATGGTAACCATTTCCACGGTGTATCCTGGAGCTTCACCTGCAGAGGTGGAAACGTCCGTCACCCGAAAGATTGAGGATGCCGTAGGTTCTTTGGAAAACGTAAAAAAAGTAGAATCTTCTTCATACGAAAGTTTATCTGTTATCATGGTTCAGCTGAACGATGGAGCTGATGTAGACTATGCCCTGAATGATGCACAGAGAAAGGTAAACGCTATTCTGGCAGACCTTCCTGATGACGTAAAGGCACCGTCACTGAATAAATTCTCTTTAGATGATCTTCCGATCATTACGATGAGTATTTCATCAGATAAACTCAACAGTAAGGATCTTTACGATTTATTGGATAAAAAAATAGAACCTATTTTCTCGCGTGTAAACGGTGTGGCACAGGTTGATCTTGTGGGTGGGCAGGAAAGAGAAATCCAGGTAAATCTTGATGAGAAAAAATTGCAGGGGTACGGACTTTCAATAGGCGATGTACAACAGGCAATTCTTTCATCAAACCTTGATTTCCCTACAGGAAGTTTGAAAACAAGAAGTACAAAATCTACCATTAGATTATCAGGAAAATATAAATCAATTGAAGAAATGAACAACCTTGTGGTGTCCAATAAAAATGGAGCACAGGTTCGTTTATCTGATATTGCAACGGTTTTCGACTCTCAGAAAGATGTTGAAAAAGTAGCCCGATTCAATCAGTTTCCAACGATCTTAATGCAAGTAAAAAAACAATCTGATGCGAATGCGGTTGCTGTATCTGAAAGCATTCAGAAAACAATCAAAACGGTAGAAGAAGCATATAAAGTTCAGGGCGTAAAAGTAAAAATCGTAAATGATACTACAGAATTTACCCTTGAGTCTGCCAACCACGTAATTTTCGACTTATTCTTAGCGATTATCCTTGTGGCAATTGTAATGCTATTGTTCCTTCACAGTATCAGAAACGCATTCATCGTAATGGTATCTATTCCGGCTTCATTGGTAGCAGCGTTCATCGGAATGAACTTGATGGGCTATACATTGAACTTAATGAGTTTATTAGGACTATCGCTGGTGGTAGGGATCCTGGTGGATGACGCGATTGTAGTACTGGAAAACATCTATCGTCACATGGAGATGGGTAAAAGCAAGATCAGAGCGGCATATGACGGAGCATCAGAAATTGGGTTTACCGTAGCAGCAATTACATTGGTAATTGTGGTGGTATTCTTACCGATTGCAATGAGTTCAGGTCTTGTAGCAAATATTCTTGCTCAGTTCTGTGTCACGGTCGTTATTGCAACCCTCTTGTCATTGCTGGCATCATTTACCATCATTCCTTGGTTATCATCAAGATTTGGTAAACTCGAGCACTTAACAGGTAAAAACTGGTTCGAAAAGTTTATCCTTTGGTTTGAAGGGTTGATCGACAGATTCACCCATTGGATTACTGATATTCTTGAGTGGTGTCTGAAAACAACTTTAAGAAGAATTTCTACAGTTGTTATTACATTTATTATTCTAATCAGTTCATTCTCACTGGTCATCTTTGGATTCATTGGAGGAGAATTCTTCCCACCAATTGACCGTGGTCAGTTCTTGGTACAAATGGAGCTTTCTAAAGATGCAACTGTTGAAAAAACGAACCAATTAACATTAGATGTTGAGAAGTTTTTAAGAAATGATAAAGATGTTGTAGACTTGATTACAACGGTGGGGCAGCAGTCAACAGGTTTCGGTGGTGCTCAGGCAACGACTTACCAATCTGAGGTTCAGGTTAACCTTACCGATAAATCTGAACGTTCTGAAAGTACGAACATCAAAGCTGCAAAAATAAAAAGAGAACTGGAGGAGAAATTCACTGGTGTTGAGTTCAAAACAGCTCCAATCGGGATCATGGGTGCAGAAAATGCTCCTATTGAAATGGTAGTAACCGCTCCGGATAACGCAACAGCAGTAAAAGAAGCAACAAGAATCCTTGAGCTATTGAAAAAAGTTCCCGGAGCAGTAGATGCAGAATTATCAACAGATTCTGGAAATCCGGAAGTACAGGTATCTATTGACAGAGATAAAATGGCTTCTCTGGGCTTAAACCTTTCAAGTGTCGGACAAACAATGCAAACAGCATTCAACGGTAATACAGATGGAAAATTCAGAGCTGGAGAGTATGAATATGACATTAACATCCGTTTTGGAGATGTGAACAGACAATCTATCGATGATGTTAAAAACCTAATGTTTACAAACCCTCAGGGTCAGCAGATTCGTCTAAGCCAGTTCGCTGAAGTGAAAATGGGCTCAGGACCAAGTTTGCTTGAACGTAGAGATAAATCTCCTTCTGTAAAAGTAAGAGCTAAAGCAGTAGGTAGACCAGTAGGAGACGTAGCGAACGAGTGGGCTGCTAAGTTCATGAATGATAAAAAACCTATTGGAGTAGATTATATCTGGAGTGGAGATATGGAAAACCAGCAGGAAGGTTTTGGTACTTTAGGAATTGCTTTATTAGCAGCGATCGTACTGGTATATCTTGTAATGGTATCATTGTATGATAGTTTCGTATATCCTTTCGTAGTATTGTTCTCTATTCCGTTAGCGATGATCGGGGTAATGGTAATCCTTGCCTTGACTGCTAACTCATTGAACATCTTTACGATGCTGGGGATGATTATGTTGATTGGTCTTGTCGCGAAGAATGCGATTATGATTGTTGACTTTACGAATGCGAGAAAAGCAGCCGGAGCAACCACTCATGATGCATTGATCCAGGCTAACCATGCCCGTCTTCGTCCGATCCTAATGACAACCATCGCAATGATCTTCGGTATGTTGCCGATCGCATTGGCAACAGGTGCCGGAGCAGAAATGAACAAAGGTCTTGCATGGGTAGTAATCGGTGGTTTAACATCGTCTCTATTCCTTACCTTGATTATTGTACCGGTAGTATACTCTCTATTTGACTCTATTCTAAGAAGAATGGGTAAAGATACCAAAGTAGACTACGAAGCTGAAATGAAGGCTGAATATGTACACAGAGAATTAAATGAAGACGGATTTACCCCTAAGCATTTAGACAAATAAATATCATATACCTTTAATTAATCGAAAGCGCCTCAGATTTTCTGAGGCGCTTTTTTGTTTTGCCACGGATTCACGAATTTCTTTTTATTATAGAGATTATATAAAATACTTTATAGGATAAGCTTTTCTGCCTATTAAGATCTAAACCCTTTCGGAAATTTGTATATGATGCTTTACTCTATGTTGC of the Chryseobacterium capnotolerans genome contains:
- a CDS encoding TetR/AcrR family transcriptional regulator codes for the protein MSNQAKKDQTQELIKETAKKLFFVKGKFDATTQEIADEAGVNRTLINYYFRSRDKLIQIIFDEAQKVEQEKSKIIQNSELPFKEKISQFIESSLSTSLQYPYLETYIVSQINKGTCHHREIEEDILEKMYENIKQEMELGNIEKMAPVQFILNMVSLLVFPSAVRPLFMENLLISDEEYDEIISVRKGIILNMLFKN
- a CDS encoding TolC family protein, with amino-acid sequence MKRKRITAQKLKIGIAAAFMIFGFSSVSAQQQVSLQEAIKQALQNKAEAKKAALQVKKAEYKIDEAKAGALPQISVAGGVSYNPIIQETVVEIMGQRNIFKMGQPWNSNISASLNQALFDQRVFIGLKAAKSTREFYVLNSQLTNEQIIVNVATAYYNVFVQEENLKTLETSYSNTEKVRNVIKSLVDNGLAKPIDLDRTNVQLTNIASNKQKLINGVELSKNALKFYMGVPIDSQIELEEKSIEPRPELIAGQINLDNRSEVKVLKKQMELLQFNKKATEAFLYPTVSLQANYGWYGMGTKFPWFNGISNGVNWSDAASVGLNVNIPIFTGGATKSKIQQAEIDIQDLNQDIENTQLSLNLDYKNATTNMENALINIQSMKDNVALAEKVQANTQSNYQYGLATLTDLLDTDNSLTEAKQNYANALLDYKQAEIQLMKAKGELNTLQNP
- a CDS encoding efflux RND transporter periplasmic adaptor subunit produces the protein MKKTLIYIIVAAVLVGLAAYKIAGNKEKQTQEVKEVAKQVDKINVNIVTVARENIDTDYSANGTFIPKQEMNQSSEISGRIVSVLVKEGSRVGAGQVLATIKRDAIEVDVTQAQNNLQNAIIDNQRYENAYKTGGVTKQQLDNSRLQLKNMQAAVKAQGVKVNDTSIRAGISGTINKKMVEPGTVVSPGTAMFEIVNINSLKLSVLVDESQIGKIQLGQEVPIKVNVLPEDSFVGRITFIAPKSDASLNFPVEIEVQNRGNLKAGMYATAKFSTNNGAETQNMLTVPAEAFVNGVSSGQLFVVQNGVAKLIKVTIGKVYGDKVQVLSGLNGGEQVVTSGQINLDNGSKVNIIK
- a CDS encoding efflux RND transporter permease subunit, producing MKLAEISIKRPSLVIVLFTILTLGGILSYTLMGYELIPKFETNMVTISTVYPGASPAEVETSVTRKIEDAVGSLENVKKVESSSYESLSVIMVQLNDGADVDYALNDAQRKVNAILADLPDDVKAPSLNKFSLDDLPIITMSISSDKLNSKDLYDLLDKKIEPIFSRVNGVAQVDLVGGQEREIQVNLDEKKLQGYGLSIGDVQQAILSSNLDFPTGSLKTRSTKSTIRLSGKYKSIEEMNNLVVSNKNGAQVRLSDIATVFDSQKDVEKVARFNQFPTILMQVKKQSDANAVAVSESIQKTIKTVEEAYKVQGVKVKIVNDTTEFTLESANHVIFDLFLAIILVAIVMLLFLHSIRNAFIVMVSIPASLVAAFIGMNLMGYTLNLMSLLGLSLVVGILVDDAIVVLENIYRHMEMGKSKIRAAYDGASEIGFTVAAITLVIVVVFLPIAMSSGLVANILAQFCVTVVIATLLSLLASFTIIPWLSSRFGKLEHLTGKNWFEKFILWFEGLIDRFTHWITDILEWCLKTTLRRISTVVITFIILISSFSLVIFGFIGGEFFPPIDRGQFLVQMELSKDATVEKTNQLTLDVEKFLRNDKDVVDLITTVGQQSTGFGGAQATTYQSEVQVNLTDKSERSESTNIKAAKIKRELEEKFTGVEFKTAPIGIMGAENAPIEMVVTAPDNATAVKEATRILELLKKVPGAVDAELSTDSGNPEVQVSIDRDKMASLGLNLSSVGQTMQTAFNGNTDGKFRAGEYEYDINIRFGDVNRQSIDDVKNLMFTNPQGQQIRLSQFAEVKMGSGPSLLERRDKSPSVKVRAKAVGRPVGDVANEWAAKFMNDKKPIGVDYIWSGDMENQQEGFGTLGIALLAAIVLVYLVMVSLYDSFVYPFVVLFSIPLAMIGVMVILALTANSLNIFTMLGMIMLIGLVAKNAIMIVDFTNARKAAGATTHDALIQANHARLRPILMTTIAMIFGMLPIALATGAGAEMNKGLAWVVIGGLTSSLFLTLIIVPVVYSLFDSILRRMGKDTKVDYEAEMKAEYVHRELNEDGFTPKHLDK